The Novibacillus thermophilus genome segment CCGCATATACTTCTCTCCTCTCCCCGTCGAAGTGTGCAAGCTTGAAAAGGACGAACTGGTACAGCACGATATTCCTTATTTTACCACGCGTCCCGGATCGCGAGACTTGATTAATCGAGACGGACGGGTGATCCAAGACTTTTACCTTAAGCCGGCGATTGAGCTCGTGGAAGAAAGGATCAAGAGGCTGTCGAAAGAGGAAATTGATACGCAGTTAAACTACATTAAACTGTCCATTATCGCTACAGACGTGGATCGAATTAAAGTCAGAGATCCCGAGCCCCTTTCACCTCACACGGCGCCTAAAATAAATCGTGAGCAGCTCCTCCATCACGCTGAAAAGATTGGGGAAGAAATTGTGGATGCGGCAGTCTGGGCAGGTTCCGGAAAGGACTTGCAAGCCGCTTGGATTGATCTGAACTTAAACATCAAAGGGCAGTGGCAATTATCGAGTCTCGGTGTGGACTTGTATAACGGAATGGGTGGCATCGCCTTATTTCTCGGTTATCTGGGACACATCACGGGAGAAGACAGATTCGTTACCGCTTCTAAAGCTGCCTTAAAGTCTTGCTTAGAACAGCCTGTATATGGGAATGTCGTGTCTGCATTTTACGGAGGGTATTCTAAACTGTACCCTTTGTGGAAACTGGCTGACATTCATGACGCGCGATCGGCATATCAAGAGATGACTAATCAACTCCTTCTGTCTTTAAAAGACGCTGCGGAGAAGGACCAATTTTACGATTATTTGACGGGGACATCCGGTCTCATCGTACTCCTTCTCAATATGTTTGATGAGCGCAAAGATGAACGCTTGTTGGATGTGGCCAGTCGGTTAGGCGACCATCTCGTTAAACGGGCTCACAAATCTGGACCGTATTGGAAGTGGTCATCTGCCTTAGTGGAGAAGGACACTTTCTTGGTCGGCTTAGGCCACGGCGCGTCTGGCATGACACTGGCTTTGTTTCGCCTCTACCATGCAACGGGAAAAGACGTCTACCGTGAGGCGTTTGAGAAAAGTTTCGCTTATGAACGGTCCATGTACGACGAACAACAACAAAACTGGATAGATCCGAGAAAACGGGATCGTTTAGATTCATGTGCTGACGACACGTGGTGTCAGGGCTCGATTGGGATCGGCATCAGCCGGTTGGCCATGTTGCGTTTGAAGGAGGACGCACGGGTAAGGAAAGATTTGCATCGAGCGATTGACATTAGTTTACAAACCGAAGATCAAGATGATTCCCTGTGTCACGGAACTTCTGGCAGAGTGGACTTCTTGTTACAAGCCGGTGAGTTCATGGACGATCGTCAGCTCGTCGACATGGCCAATAACCTCGTAAAAAACATGGTCGGCCGGAGAAACTGCCGTTACATAAACGGATTGGGTAACCACTTAAAAATACCAGGTATGTGGTTAGGGCTTTCCGGTATCGGCTATCAATTGCTAAGGATGTTGCACCCAAAACACGTTCCATCTGTCTTGCTGTTAAACTGAGGGCGTTTCGCGCGAAGAATCTCCATCCGTCCCACGTCCTTTTCCCATCCGCTTAACCGTTTGAAAACAGGAAGAGCACCTCCGGTTTGGAGGTGCTCTCCTTATGTAAAATAAGAACCCAGTGCTTCTCAGTAGCGACTGAATCCTTATTGATTGCTATTGTAGCAAGCATTAAACGCAACGTATACCTGAAATTGTGTCGATCGTGTGACAAATGCGTCGAAATTGAATCCTTTTGCCAAACCAATTATGATGGATGAAGCGAAACTGTGAGTAGAAAGAAGGACCTGTACATGTCGAAACCTGTATGGAGACTCGTAAACACCGGTTCACTGGACGGGGCGATGAACATGGCTGTGGATGAAGCGATCCTGAACGCCCACACCGAAGGAAACGTCCCGCCGACGATCCGCTTTTACGCCTGGAACATCCCGACTTTATCCATCGGTTACTTCCAGCGCGTCGAACGAGAGGTCGATCTCCACCGAGTGCGGGAAAAAGGCGTCGGGTTCGTGAGGCGCGCTACTGGCGGACGTGCCGTTCTGCACGATAAGGAACTGACATACAGCATCATCGTATCTGAAACATACCCGGGCATTCCGCAAACGGTTACCGAATCGTACCGCCTGTTCAGCCAGGGACTGTTGGAAGGGTTCCGCGCTCTCGGTCTCGAGGCTGACCTCGTCTCACTGGACAAAGAGAGTAGCAAAGAGAAAGCCGAATCGGCTGCCTGTTTTGACTCTCCGTCCTGGTACGAACTCGTCGTCGAAGGCCGCAAAGTCGCCGGCAGCGCCCAAACCCGCCAGCGGGGGACCATCCTACAGCACGGCTCCATCCTGCTGGACATGGACGTAGAATTGCTGTTCAGCTTGCTGAAATTCCGCTCCGAACGGGCGAAGCAACGGCTGAAGCAGGCCTTTAGCGGAAAGGCCGTGGCCATCAATGAACTGACGGCGTCACCCGTGACGTGGGAGAAGGCCGTCGAGGCGTTTACGACAGGGTTTTCAAAGGGAATGGACATTGAACTCCAACCCGAACCTTTGACACCGGAGGAACACGCCATGGCAGCCGAACTGGCAGCGACCAAGTACGGAACAGAAGAGTGGAATATGAAGAGGTAGTCTGAAACGTCAATTTTCGTAAATCGTGTTTACTGAGTTTTGCAAGCAAAGTCGTTCCGCTTCTTCGCCGAATGACCAGATGTCATCGGCTTTTTTTCTGTTCATTAATCCGAGGGGGCGCTGTGCGACAATTTTCACCACTGATGTTTTTGTTCCCCTGCGCCCCGTTTACCCCCGTTTTTTTCATTTCTCCCGAGAGAATGGCGTAATTTTAGCCGTATTACTACAACCGTTCTCCCTTACCAAAATAATAAATTATATTAAAAATATAAAAATATAAAAAATAATATTGACTCTATAATTTATTGCCATTACAATATATACATTAATAATATAAAGATCAAGTCCAAAATTGTGTGTAAAAAGCTCCTCGGTTAGATAAGCTGCCTACATGATGCGTGTCACCTTACTATGTGTTTTTGCTGAATGGCTTTTGCGCCAGGTGAAGTAATCTTCCATATCGAGGTATTTCCGACCACTGGCCCACTTCTCATCCTGTTCCATGAGTAAGGCCCCCAACAGACGAATCACCGATTGGCGGTTGGGAAAAATGCGAATCACACGTTCCCGTCTGCGGATTTCTTCGTTCAACCGCTCGACGCTGTTGGTGGTACGCAGTCGCTTACGGTACTTCTCAGGGAAAGCCAAAACGGCGGTGGCATCATCAAACCCGTTTTCCAAAATACGCATGGCTTTAGGCGCTTTCTCTTCAAAGACTTTCAGCGTTTCGTTCAAAAGCATTCTGGCTGTTTCGATATCCGCTGCATCCAGGATGCCACGGACATGGCGATGAACTTCGTCTCTCAGCGCTTTTGGTGTGGCATCCAGAATATTACGCATCAAATGGGTTTGA includes the following:
- a CDS encoding lipoate--protein ligase family protein, encoding MSKPVWRLVNTGSLDGAMNMAVDEAILNAHTEGNVPPTIRFYAWNIPTLSIGYFQRVEREVDLHRVREKGVGFVRRATGGRAVLHDKELTYSIIVSETYPGIPQTVTESYRLFSQGLLEGFRALGLEADLVSLDKESSKEKAESAACFDSPSWYELVVEGRKVAGSAQTRQRGTILQHGSILLDMDVELLFSLLKFRSERAKQRLKQAFSGKAVAINELTASPVTWEKAVEAFTTGFSKGMDIELQPEPLTPEEHAMAAELAATKYGTEEWNMKR